Genomic window (Thermoproteota archaeon):
TCTCCTTGGAAATCTTCGAATCCAAGAAGGGTGGTTCCTTCGATGCCAGCAGCGTGGGCCTCTCTGTCATAGAGTGGAGCGATGCCGTGCTCATCCCGGATCCCCAGACAGCCGTGATCAAGGACGATGTACTCAGAATGCTTAGCGAGATATGGGAGCCCTTCGGAGGAGGTAGATCCCCCAAGGACCCTAGATACGTGGCCAAGAGGGCCGAGGACCTCCTGGCCACCCAAGGCTACAAGGGGATGGTCGGCCCCGAGATGGAGTTCATGACCCTCAACGAGGACCTGAGACCCGTCTTCGCGTGGGGAAATGCTCCCAAAATCAACTATCACCTGAGCTCTCCCTCAGATCCCCTCTACGAGTTCAAGCTCAAGGTGATGGACGAGCTGATGAGCCTGAACCTGCAACCGGAGGTCACGCACCACGAGGTAGGTGTGGGCCAGTCCGAGGTCTCGGTCAGGGCGGACACACCCCTCAGGGCGGCGGATAAGGTGATGAGGGTCAAGAGGGGTATAAAGGAGGTGGCTAGGGATTTGGGCCTCATAGCCACGTTCATGCCCAAGCCCGTTCCCGGGGACAATGGGAGCGGGATGCACTTACACCTGAGTCTATGGGAGGGCGGTAGAAACCTCTTCTACGATCCGGACGATGAGTATGCTGAACTGAGTCAGCTGGGTAGGTACTTCGTGGGCGGCATAATCGAGCACATAGGCTCCCTCGCAGCCATAGTCGCGCCGACGGTCAACAGCTACAAGCGTTTGGTCCCGGGCTTCGAGGCCCCTATATACGCGATCTGGGGCAGGGCTAATAGGAGTGCCGCAATAAGAGTTCCCGTGTACAGGAAGGGTGGGAAGAATTCAAAAAGAGTGGAGT
Coding sequences:
- a CDS encoding glutamine synthetase family protein, translating into MLTLEEVLKEASSKGVKFVELEYVDLSGTLRSEILSLEIFESKKGGSFDASSVGLSVIEWSDAVLIPDPQTAVIKDDVLRMLSEIWEPFGGGRSPKDPRYVAKRAEDLLATQGYKGMVGPEMEFMTLNEDLRPVFAWGNAPKINYHLSSPSDPLYEFKLKVMDELMSLNLQPEVTHHEVGVGQSEVSVRADTPLRAADKVMRVKRGIKEVARDLGLIATFMPKPVPGDNGSGMHLHLSLWEGGRNLFYDPDDEYAELSQLGRYFVGGIIEHIGSLAAIVAPTVNSYKRLVPGFEAPIYAIWGRANRSAAIRVPVYRKGGKNSKRVEFRVPDPSCNPYLAFAATFAAGLDGISRKIDPGDPVDVNAYTHGLKAKRLPRTLHEALDELESDNAYLSGVFDSSTLESYIEIKRKEASEIGSWPSEAEYRAYLSV